Genomic DNA from Thiosocius teredinicola:
AGACACGTCATCTACATCGTTCTGCTTGCCGCTGCGGTCACCGTCAACAGCGCACCAAGCGATGCGCCGAATGCGGAAGTCTTTTCGCGGCATGACGAGAACCGCGACGGATTTGTCGATCGGCGCGAGTACTATCGATTTCACCAACGTATGCGGCGGCATCAGGCACGCAACCGTCGGTCGTTTCATGTGTACGACTTCGATGACATCGATGTCGATCGCAATGGCTTGATCGATCGCGATGAGTTGCTGCAACGACTGCACCGGCGCCCGCGGCGCGGCGATCTGAGTCGTTAGTCCACGACGATTCTGTGTTGTCGATCAGAGAACCCCGGCTGTGATGTCGGCCTTCGCTCAGCGATAATGACGACTCAGTCCTGCTTTCCGATTATGTATGGCAAAACGCGCA
This window encodes:
- a CDS encoding EF-hand domain-containing protein, yielding MRWVRHVIYIVLLAAAVTVNSAPSDAPNAEVFSRHDENRDGFVDRREYYRFHQRMRRHQARNRRSFHVYDFDDIDVDRNGLIDRDELLQRLHRRPRRGDLSR